From the Primulina tabacum isolate GXHZ01 chromosome 3, ASM2559414v2, whole genome shotgun sequence genome, one window contains:
- the LOC142541028 gene encoding LOW QUALITY PROTEIN: putative sulfate transporter 3.4 (The sequence of the model RefSeq protein was modified relative to this genomic sequence to represent the inferred CDS: substituted 1 base at 1 genomic stop codon), with product MGLNSNRIEHFSDLEAPPPLMVETATPAGIGSVPQPPLEVHRVCLPPPRTTAQKLRHRLLEIFFADDPLHKFKDQTWYRKLVLGLQFMFPIFKWAPNYSFQLLKSDVVSGLTIGSLAIPQGISYAKLANLPPIIGLYSSFVPPLIYSVLGSSRHLAVGPVSIASLVMGTMLSEVVSYNEDPTLYLQLAFTATFFAGLFQSSLGFLRLGFVIDFLSKATLVGFMAGAAVIVSLQQLKGMLGIVHFTAKMQLIPVLSSVFHHKEXGTIFRKWSWQTIVMAMVFLVLLLTARQISMRKPKLFWISAAAPLASVIVSTILVVCLNSKAQQIKTIGHLPKGLNPLSLNMLFFSGSHLALAVKTGIITGILSLTEGIAVGRTFGSLKNYQVDGNQEMVAIGLMNIAGSCTSCYVTTGSFSRSAVNYNAGAQTVVSNVIMAAAVLVTLLFLMPLFHYTPNLILAAIIITAVIGLMDYEAAFRLWKVDKLDFVACLCSFLGVLFISVPAGLAIAVGVSVFKILLHVTRPNTAVLGNIPGTQIYQNLSRYREAARVPCFLILSVESPIYFANTTYLHERILRWIREEEELLASNNKSNMKVVILDMTAVTAIDTSGIDMINELRKMLDKRSLKLVLANPVGSVVEKLHQSNVLASFEMEGLYLTVGEAVVDISSSWKA from the exons ATGGGCTTGAATTCAAACAGAATCGAACATTTTTCAGACCTCGAAGCCCCACCACCATTGATGGTAGAAACCGCCACCCCTGCAGGCATCGGTTCGGTGCCACAACCACCGTTGGAAGTGCACAGAGTGTGCCTGCCGCCGCCCAGAACCACCGCGCAGAAACTCCGGCACCGCCTGCTGGAGATCTTCTTCGCGGACGACCCGCTCCACAAGTTTAAGGATCAAACGTGGTACAGGAAGTTGGTTCTGGGGCTGCAGTTTATGTTCCCTATCTTCAAATGGGCACCCAATTACAGTTTCCAGCTTCTGAAATCGGATGTTGTTTCTGGGCTCACTATTGGAAGCCTCGCGATCCCACAG GGTATTAGTTATGCGAAGCTAGCAAATTTGCCACCCATCATTGGGCTAT ATTCGAGTTTTGTGCCGCCTCTGATATATTCAGTTCTTGGGAGTTCTCGACATCTTGCTGTTGGCCCTGTCTCAATAGCTTCTCTTGTGATGGGAACAATGCTTAGTGAAGTTGTTTCTTACAATGAAGATCCAACTCTTTACCTTCAACTGGCCTTCACTGCAACGTTTTTTGCAGGGCTATTCCAGTCTTCTCTTGGTTTTCTAAG GTTAGGATTTGTTATTGATTTTCTTTCGAAGGCGACTCTAGTTGGCTTCATGGCTGGTGCAGCAGTCATTGTTTCTTTGCAACAGCTAAAAGGGATGCTTGGAATAGTCCATTTTACAGCAAAAATGCAGCTCATTCCCGTTTTATCGTCTGTTTTCCATCACAAGGAATGAGGTACGATCTTTAGGAAA TGGTCTTGGCAGACCATTGTTATGGCCATGGTTTTCCTGGTCTTGTTATTGACTGCAAGACAAatt AGCATGAGAAAACCAAAATTATTTTGGATATCGGCAGCTGCACCATTAGCATCCGTCATAGTATCAACCATACTGGTCGTCTGCCTTAATTCTAAAGCTCAACAGATCAAAACG ATTGGTCACTTGCCCAAGGGTCTGAATCCACTTTCCTTGAACATGCTATTCTTTAGTGGCTCCCATCTGGCTCTTGCTGTCAAAACTGGAATTATAACCGGGATACTGTCTCTCACG GAAGGGATTGCAGTGGGAAGAACATTTGGTTCTCTGAAAAACTACCAAGTAGATGGGAATCAAGAAATGGTGGCAATAGGCCTAATGAACATAGCAGGCTCGTGCACTTCGTGCTATGTTACCACCG GATCATTTTCAAGATCTGCTGTAAACTACAATGCTGGAGCACAAACTGTAGTGTCCAATGTAATAATGGCCGCTGCTGTGCTAGTGACACTGCTATTTCTCATGCCCCTGTTCCATTACACTCCCAATCTCATTTTAGCGGCAATTATCATAACTGCTGTTATAGGACTAATGGATTACGAGGCTGCTTTTCGCCTCTGGAAAGTCGACAAACTCGATTTTGTGGCTTGCTTGTGCTCGTTTCTTGGTGTTTTATTCATCTCAGTACCTGCTGGTCTCGCTATAGCA GTTGGAGTCTCGGTTTTCAAGATATTGTTGCACGTAACACGGCCAAACACAGCAGTTCTAGGGAACATTCCAGGGacacaaatatatcaaaacctTAGCAGGTACAGAGAAGCTGCGAGAGTTCCTTGTTTTCTAATCCTTTCGGTGGAGTCTCCTATCTACTTCGCCAATACTACCTACCTACATGAAAG GATATTGAGATGGATTAGAGAAGAAGAAGAGTTGCTGGCATCGAACAACAAAAGCAATATGAAAGTTGTGATTCTTGATATGACAG CTGTTACAGCAATCGACACGAGTGGTATAGACATGATCAACGAACTCCGAAAGATGCTCGATAAACGGTCACTTAAG CTTGTGCTCGCGAACCCTGTCGGAAGTGTAGTTGAAAAGTTGCATCAGTCAAATGTTTTGGCTTCATTCGAGATGGAAGGGCTTTACTTAACAGTTGGAGAAGCAGTTGTTGATATTTCGTCTTCATGGAAAGCTTAA
- the LOC142538616 gene encoding uncharacterized protein LOC142538616, translating into MDLDYALREDRPTLLISSGTADQKGSLEKWERSNRMSLMIMKHFIPDTIRGAIPDENDARKFLTQIADRFAANEKVETSTILNKLVLMWYKEKENIKEYIMEMSNLVTRLKAFKLELLEDIFVHLVLISLPAQFNQFKISYNNLKEKWTLNELIAQCVQEEEKLIQDVIESAHLASNYQGNCINKKKKWSNKEGNSGTSQHMEQQK; encoded by the coding sequence ATGGATTTGGACTATGCGCTAAGGGAAGATCGCCCCACACTTTTGATCAGTTCAGGAACTGCTGATCAAAAGGGTTCTTTGGAAAAGTGGGAGCGATCAAATCGCATGAGTCTGATGATTATGAAACATTTCATTCCAGATACTATAAGGGGTGCAATTCCTGACGAAAATGATGCTAGAAAGTTCCTTACTCAAATAGCAGATCGTTTCGCTGCAAACGAAAAGGTCGAGACAAGTACTATTCTCAATAAACTTGTCTTAATGTGGTACAAAGAGAAAGAGAACATAAAGGAGTACATAATGGAAATGTCAAATCTTGTGACTCGACTAAAAGCATTCAAGTTGGAATTGTTAGAAGACATATTCGTGCATTTAGTCTTGATCTCTTTGCCTGCGcaatttaatcaattcaaaATAAGTTATAATAACCTAAAGGAAAAGTGGACTTTGAATGAGCTTATTGCGCAGTGCGTTCAGGAAGAGGAGAAATTGATACAAGATGTGATTGAAAGTGCTCACTTGGCATCTAACTATCAAGGTAATTGCATcaataagaaaaagaaatggAGCAATAAGGAAGGAAACTCTGGGACTTCACAGCATATGGAGCAACAGAAATAA